A region of Leptidea sinapis chromosome 4, ilLepSina1.1, whole genome shotgun sequence DNA encodes the following proteins:
- the LOC126979934 gene encoding uncharacterized protein LOC126979934 — protein sequence MDRFDTELFIDEVEKRPALWNIQCAEYSNKTIKNGAWQELVEIFGENEDSLEKKVLFGVSLQKKWKNIRDAYNKEFKKGKSIPSGSGACKGSKYMYFDRLSFLQKTIENKETITNIDEAKNEEIRNIDQKLDNFVNAREIQPVPNKRKKTKITSEERLANILENSIESRDKIQRQIQESMSKQDDDDKLFCMSLYKELKKVPENKRLATKIELLQVIQKGQKLPSPIHITSQQNTHNAVFWQNQQYSNPQGYFTGYSTIVPGESPSPLSCNSTDDSQSSIVQNIYSDV from the exons ATGGATCGCTTCGACACCGAGCTATTCATCGATGAGGTGGAAAAAAGACCTGCTTTGTGGAACATCCAATGTGCAGAATATTCTAACAAAACGATTAAAAACGGAGCTTGGCAGGAGCTGGTGGAGATTTTTGGAGAAAATGAGGATTCTTTGGAAAAGAAGGTTCTTTTTG GTGtatcattacaaaaaaaatggaagAACATCCGTGATGCTTATAATAAGGAATTCAAGAAAGGCAAATCAATTCCTTCTGGTTCTGGTGCATGTAAAGGTTCAAAATACATGTATTTCGACCGGCTTTCTTTTCTTCAGAAGACGATAGAAAACAAAGAAACTATCACAAACATAGATGAAGCCAAAAATGAAGAAATTCGGAACATTGACCAAAAGCtagataattttgtaaatgCACGTGAAATACAACCGGTACCCAATAAAAGGAAGAAAACTAAAATTACTTCAGAAGAGCGATTGGCTAACATATTAGAAAATAGTATTGAATCAAGAGATAAAATACAAAGACAAATACAAGAAAGTATGTCAAAGcaagatgatgatgataaacttTTTTGCATGTCATTGTATAAAGAGTTAAAGAAAGTTCCAGAAAATAAACGATTGGCTACTAAAATTGAATTGCTCCAGGTAATACAGAAAGGGCAGAAATTACCATCGCCTATTCATATCACGAGCCAGCAAAACACGCATAATGCAGTATTTTGGCAAAACCAACAATATTCAAACCCACAAGGATATTTCACTGGATATTCTACAATAGTACCAGGAGAGTCTCCATCGCCTTTATCATGCAATAGCACTGACGATTCACAGTCTTCTatagtacaaaatatatattctgacgtataa
- the LOC126979909 gene encoding uncharacterized protein LOC126979909, translating to MEVEEAICVYLLLRKKERKKKRQYWVHPILRDRFTHGQFQTLYPKLRSFEPKFFNYLRMSINSFDELLEMMSKQIESNDTHMRSSVSPEEKLVITLRYLGTGCSFGELHYNFRLGKSTITGIVREVCETLWEKVTKNVMPEPSEDIWKKIAKDFEKYANFPNCIGAIDGKHIRITKPKDSGSLYYNYKTFFSIVLLALCDSNYCFTFIDIGSYGKSSDSAIFKNSAFYKRLIEKSLHIPKPKPISETDPKPLPYVIVGDEAFGLSENVMRPYAGKGLSYEKKIFNYRLSRARRFIECTFGILANKWRIFHRPINVNIDFAEDIIKACCVLHNFVRTRDGIQYEDTLHTAPMSNLITLHAGRGTPSSLNIRDKYANYFVNEGRVEWQDTKI from the exons ATGGAAGTCGAAGAAGCAATATGTGTGTACTTGTTGCTCcgtaaaaaagaaagaaagaagaaacggCAGTATTGGGTGCATCCAATATTACGCGATCGGTTTACTCATGGTCAGTTTCAGACTTTATATCCAAAATTAAGAAGTTTTGAACCAAAATTCTTCAATTATTTGAGAATGTCGATAAATTCATTTGATGAATTATTAGAAATGATGAGTAAACAAATTGAATCTAATGATACCCATATGAGGTCAAGCGTGTCCCCAGAAGAAAAACTCGTGATCACATTAAg ataTCTGGGTACTGGTTGTTCCTTTGGAGAACTACATTACAACTTTCGTCTTGGCAAATCTACAATCACAGGAATTGTCCGTGAAGTATGTGAAACTCTGTGGGAAAAAGTCACAAAAAACGTCATGCCTGAACCCAGCgaagatatatggaagaaaATAGCTAaagattttgaaaaatatgCAAATTTTCCCAATTGCATAGGCGCCATAGATGGCAAGCATATAAGGATTACAAAACCCAAAGATTCGGGttctttgtattataattacaaaacttttttttccaTAGTACTGTTGGCACTTTGTGATAGTAACTATTGTTTTACTTTCATAGATATCGGATCTTACGGAAAAAGTAGTGATtctgcaatttttaaaaattcagcATTTTATAAAAGGTTAATAGAAAAGTCATTACACATACCAAAACCTAAACCAATATCTGAAACAGATCCTAAACCATTGCCATACGTCATAGTTGGCGATGAAGCGTTTGGTTTATCCGAAAATGTAATGCGACCCTATGCAGGTAAAGGGCTatcatatgaaaaaaaaatatttaattacaggtTATCAAGAGCTCGACGTTTTATTGAATGCACTTTCGGAATTCTGGCAAACAAGTGGCGCATTTTTCATAGGCCTATAAACGTGAATATAGACTTTGCCGAAGACATAATAAAGGCCTGTTGCGTGCTACACAATTTTGTTAGAACTAGAGATGGTATACAGTATGAAGATACTTTACATACTGCGCCAATGAGTAATCTTATTACATTACATGCAGGAAGGGGTACACCATCATCATTAAACATTAGAGACAAATATGCTAATTACTTTGTGAATGAGGGTCGTGTAGAATGGCAAGACacgaaaatatga